The nucleotide sequence CCGCAACCATCTTATTCTTACTGAACCAGAAGTAATTGCACTTCATAAATTGTTCGATAAATATTTATTCGAAGCAACGATGGACGTGCATGAATACTATCCTTATACTGAAGATTATTTGCAGTATGGCTACATCAAATATTTTGATGAACAAATTGGCACATTAACGAATCCAAACGTTTCAGAGAGGATAAGAAATTTTAGTAATAAAGAATATCTTCCATTTTTTAAATCATATTTGAAAGAAAAAAAATTTACTTCGCACAATTACATTCCGGGTGGACCACCTGAAATAAATTTAATTAGGTACAGTACTTATGACATAAATGATGGAAGACAAAGTCTTGGGATACTGAATTCATTTTCTTTTATTCAGGAAGGGAAAAACGGAATAGATTCAATTGAAAATATTCAAAAAAGATCTGAAGGTCAGGCAACAGGAATGCTTGGATTTCTGGAATTTGTTTTTTCATATAAAAATAAAATTAAAGCATTAGTGAATGAAGAGCGAAGTAATTTAATTTCTGGTAAGGTAAGTGACTCCGTTGCAATTCAGATGGAACACGTAAGTAACGGGGAAAAATTAATAGTTCCATTAAGATCAATTTATACAAACACGGATTCTATAATTACTGTTACTGATTTTCGGCCGGTTGTAAAATCTATTTATAATGTTGAACGTCCTTTGGGATATTTGATCCCTAAAGATCTTCCTGAACTTTATGATTGGGCAGTACAACAGAATTTAATTATTTCAGAATTAACGCTATCACAGGATCGTCTCATTCAGGAATATTTTATTAGCGAGATAGACTCGATTGATTTTGAAGGCGATATCGTTGTTAATCCTACTGTTGAATTAAAAGATGCAAGATATAAGATCAAACCAGAGGACTTTTATTTTATTCCAACAAACCAATTAAAAAATAATTTAATCGTGACAGCTCTTGAACCGAAATCAATTTTAGGTTTGGTAACTTATAACCAATATGCACATTTACTCAAAGCAAATGAATTCTTTCCGGTTTTGAGAGTTGTAATTAAAAAATAAATAAAAAGATTACCTGTAGTCCAGATTAGTAATCTGTGCTGCCATAGAGAATGAGACAACGTGTTAGAAAAAATTCCCCGAATAAAACTGTCAAATCTTCCCACACCTTTAGATGAGCTAAAAGAACTCAGCAAAAAATACGGTTTCAAAAAATTATTAATCAAACGTGATGACCTGACTGGATTTGCCGGAGGTGGAAACAAAGCAAGAAAACTTGAATACGATTTTGCTGAAATTATTAAAAGTGATCATGATGTTGTTTTAACTGCTGGCGGAATACAATCGAATCATGCGAGAATGACTGCTGCGGCTGCGCGAAAACTTGGGATCGATGTAAAGGTTGTTCTTGGAGGACCGGACTTCAAAAAATTTAAAGGTAATTTGTTGCTCGATGTTTTATTCAGTGCAGAAATTAGATATTTAGTTAATGACGATTCAAACGATCATCTTACTTCTGAAATGAATAAGTGGGCGGATGAATTGAAACGTGAAGGACGGAAACCATTTGTTCTTCCAATCGGCGGAAGTACTGGCTTAGGTGCTTTGGGTTATGTGAAAGCAATGCATGAAATTTCTCAGCAATTGGCTGATAAAAAAGTTCAGATAGTTATGGCTGTTGGTTCGTGCGGTACTTTTGCAGGCTCGATACTTGGTGCAAAAATGTTTTTTAATGATGCAAGAATAATCGGCATTAGTGTTTCAAGAACTTCGCAAGCAATAATTGAAAGAACGAAAGAAATTATTTTGGAATCATCTGAAATTATGAAACAAAAAATAAATATGAATGAAATTAAGATTGAATGTTACGATCAATATTATGTTGAGTACGGACTTATCACAAAAGAGGGGAAGAATGCAATTTTAGAATGTGCGAATCTTGAAGGTATTATTCTCGACCCGATTTATACGGGTAAAGTAATGGCTGGTATGATTGATCTTGCACAAAAAAATATTATTGACAAAAAATTAACGACAATTTTTCTTCACACAGGCGGTTTACCAATTTTATTTTCATTCGAAGATGAGTTTGATGAGCTGGCAAAATGCAATAAAATTTATAAAAAAGTTCAGTGATGCATTCAATTGAAATATTTTCAGTATAAGATGATGTAAAAAATGAAATTCATTACATTGTCTCTTATTCTACTTTTTCTTTCAGTACTAAATTTATTTTCACAGGAAAAGAATATCAAAGTTGAAAAAGATATTCTTATGATAATCAATGAGTTCGACGATGAAGATCCATATCTGAATGGTGAAGCAGTAAATGAAATTGTAAAGTATGGTAACGATGCGGTTGATTTTCTGATTGAATCTTTACAAAGTCAAAACAGTAATGTAAGATGGTGTTCAGCGATTGCACTTGGTAAAATTGCACCTGAGGGCGAAAAAGCAATTCCTTATTTAACTCAAGCTTTATCGGATAGTGATTCAAATGTCCGATGGTGTTCAGTTATTGCACTTGGAAATTTTGGTCAATCCGCTGAAGGAGCTATTGCTCAATTGGTAAATCTCTTAAATGATAAAGATGAAAATGTAAGATGGGCTATGTTTATTGCGATAAAAAAAATTGATCCTGAATATAACTTCCAACCACCAAAATTATCAGATGTAATTTCAATAATTGATAATGATCTTCCTTCTTTAATGAAGGATTACATAGTTCCGGGAGTTTCAATTGTTTTGATAGAAGATCGGGAAATTGTTTTCAATAAAAGTTTTGGAGTTAAAGATGTTAGAACATCTGAACCAGTAAATGAAAACACAATGTTCGAAGCTTGTTCGATGACAAAGCCAGTTTTTGCGTTCATCGTTTTTCAACTTGTCGAACAAAATAAACTTGATCTTGATGAACCACTTTCCAATTATCTTGATGAAAAAATTTTTGGAGAAGATTCAATTTATAAAGAGATAACCGCACGAATGATTCTATCACACACAAGTGGTTTACCAAATTGGCGAAAAGGAGAAGAAGAAAGAAACGGACCACTGCCGGTTTACTCTGCTCCGGGTGAAAGATTCAGCTATTCGGGTGAAGGATATTTCTATTTGCAAAGAGTAATTGAAAAAATAACAGGAAAATCTCTTGAACAAATTGCTAAAGAGAATTTATTTATTCCATTAGAGTTGAACCATAGTAGCTTTTTATGGACTGAAGAATGCGATTCACAAATTTCTTGTGGTCATGATACTTCAGGGAACTTTCTGGCGAAGTCAAAATATGTTCACCCGAATTCCGCATATTCGCTCTACATCACAGCGGAAGATTATGCTAAATTTATAATTGAGATATTGAATTCAGGTCAATCACAATCTGCATTATTAACTGAAAACTTTAAATCAATAATGTTAGAACCACAAGTTGATGTATTAGTTCGTGATCCAATTGAAAGACCGGGAAGGGCATTAGGATTTTTTACATATTGGTCTCTTGGCTGGGCGATTGATTCAACTGCGTACGGAAATATTTATTATCACAGCGGTGCGAACAGAACCGGATTCCGATGTTATTCTCAATTCAACCTTGAAGAAGGAAACGGAATCGTGATTATGACAAACAGTTTAAATGGATCCGAACTGTGGATGAGATTAATAAAGAGGATTGGTGATTTCTGAAAAGTTACTGAAGCGTGTAACTACTGTCAACAAAAACATCTTTTCCTTCAAATAAAGTCATAAGCACTTTTGCTTTATAAATGTCTGTTACCGGAATCTCAAATAAATTTTTATCAAGCACAATTAAATCTGCTTTCTTTCCAACTTCAATTGAACCTGTTTCCTTTTCGAGAAAATTTGCATAAGCTCCATTGATAGTAAAGCTTCGTATCATTTGTTCGAGAGTAACTCTTTCTTCAGGCCAGAGAACTTCGCTTGAATCTGTTGTATTAAATTCACTTCTTGTTATTCCAAATTGGATCGCTTCCAAAGGATTGCAGGGAATCGTAACAGGATAATCACTCGAACTTGCAGCAATAACTCCTTCGTCAAAAAAACTTTTCATTGGATATTCTTCGTCTGCACGTTTTTGACCGAGATAAGGAACCTGAATATTATAATAGTAATCATCTTTGCTGAACCAATATGGCTGAGGTACAGCGATCACACCAAGTTCTTTGAATTTTTTAATATCTGATTCGTCAACTAACTGAAGATGCGTAATAGAATTTCTTGAATCTCTTTTCCCGTTCTGAAATTCTGCGGAAGCAAAAGCATAAAGTGTTACAGATGTTGCAGCATCGCCAATTGCGTGCACGTGAATCTGAAAATGTTCTTTATCCAAAGCCGAACAGATTTTATTAAGGGAATCAATTTTCCAAAATATTTCCCCATAATTTTTTGGTTGATGCTTGTAAGGTTCTTTCAGATATGCTGTACTTCCTTCAACAACGCCATCAATAAAAATCTTTGCAGAATTTGTCTGAAATAATTCACCTGAATTCTTTTTTCGCTCTTCAATCAGCGATTTGATTTGCTCAACACTTTTTTCAGGATCAATGTAAAGTGAAGCACGAAATCTCATTTTTAATTTATTATTTTTCTCCAGATTTCTGAACGCATCAGTTTCATTACTTCCAGCATCGAGATATGCATCGTGGACAGTTGTTATTCCAAATGCTGAAACCATTCGTTGATATGCTTCAAGTCCATCCATTAAATTTTCTACTGTATAAGCCGGGAAAATATCCGCAACAAGATCTGCAGCATTTTCGCGAAGCGTGCCGTTAGGTTCATTCGTTCCGGGATATCGTTCAATATTTCCGCCTTTTGGATTTTTTGTTGAATTATTTATTCCAGCCAGTTCAAGTGTTTTTGAGTTAACCCATTTTGAATGTCCCCCATCTGAAGAAAAAGAAACAGGAATATCTTTTACAATTTCATCGATTATTTTTTTATCAGGACCAATCCCGGGAAAATCTGTATCGCTCCAGCCTCTGCCTTTAATATATTTTGCATCAGGATGTTCGGATAAATATTTCTTAATTGCATTTTGGATATTTTCTTTCGATTTGAGTCCGTAAAGATTCAACTCATTGAAATAACGGTAAGAACTTATTGAATGACAATGCGCATCAACAAATCCGGGAAGAACCATTTTGCCATTTAGATTTATAACTTTTGTCTTCTCGCCAATATATTTTTGAACACTGTCATTATCTCCAATGAAGATGATCGATTTGTCTTTAATGGCAACTGCTTCAGCTTTTGAATTTATACTATCAACAGTGTAAACAAATCCGTTTGTAAAAACAGTGTCAGCTTTTTCATTCTGGTTTGTGCTGCAACCAACAATGAAATAAAATAAAATAATTATTGTAACTAATGATTTCATCTTATTTGTTCGGATTAAATTCTTTTTTTCTGATTGTTACTTTTTCAAGTTTTTCCAGATTTACTTCAACACCAATTCCCGGTTTTGTTGGAACATCCATCGTTCCATCTTTATTAACTGTGAATTCAGGTTCAACAATATCTTCTTTATAATATCTTTTGCTTGCTGAAATATCTCCCGGTAAAGTAAAGTTTGGGAGTGATGCAAGAGCAACATTTCCTGCGCGACCAATTCCTGATTCGAGCATTCCACCATGCCAAACCGGAATATTTTTTGAAGAGCAATAATCGTGAATTAATATTGACTCGGTGAATCCTCCGACTCTTCCGGGTTTAATATTGATTACTCTGCAGCTATCAAGTTCGATTGCAGCACGGGTATCATCGAGTGAATGAATACTTTCATCGAGACAAATTGGAGTTTTCAATTCCCGCTGAAGTTTTGAATGATCATAAATATCTTCGTACCCCAGTGGTTGTTCAATAAGGAGCAGATTATAATTATCCATCTCTTTAAATAAATTAATGTGTTTTAATTCATAAGCTGAATTCGCATCAACCTGCAAAAGAACATCAGGAAATTCTTTTCTCAATGCTTTTACAAATTGGATGTCATATCCGGGAGAAATTTTTATTTTAATTCGTTTATAACCTTCTTTCAAATAATTATTCACTGTTTTTATCAAATCAGATTCAGATTTTTGAATTCCTATACTCACACCAACATCAACTTTACTTCTCGTTCCACCAAGCAATTTTGAAAGAGATATTTTTTTTGATTTTGCAAAAACATCCCAAAGCGCTGCTTCAAGTCCGGCTTTTGCCATCATATGTCCGCGAACTTTGGAGTAAAGAGAAATTGCTTCATCAATTGAAGAAAGATTTTTACCCAATATCGATGGGATTAAAAAATCTTCGAGTATATGCCAGGCTGTTTGAACGGTTTCGTAAGAATAAAAAGGT is from Ignavibacteriota bacterium and encodes:
- a CDS encoding D-cysteine desulfhydrase family protein — protein: MLEKIPRIKLSNLPTPLDELKELSKKYGFKKLLIKRDDLTGFAGGGNKARKLEYDFAEIIKSDHDVVLTAGGIQSNHARMTAAAARKLGIDVKVVLGGPDFKKFKGNLLLDVLFSAEIRYLVNDDSNDHLTSEMNKWADELKREGRKPFVLPIGGSTGLGALGYVKAMHEISQQLADKKVQIVMAVGSCGTFAGSILGAKMFFNDARIIGISVSRTSQAIIERTKEIILESSEIMKQKINMNEIKIECYDQYYVEYGLITKEGKNAILECANLEGIILDPIYTGKVMAGMIDLAQKNIIDKKLTTIFLHTGGLPILFSFEDEFDELAKCNKIYKKVQ
- a CDS encoding serine hydrolase, whose product is MKFITLSLILLFLSVLNLFSQEKNIKVEKDILMIINEFDDEDPYLNGEAVNEIVKYGNDAVDFLIESLQSQNSNVRWCSAIALGKIAPEGEKAIPYLTQALSDSDSNVRWCSVIALGNFGQSAEGAIAQLVNLLNDKDENVRWAMFIAIKKIDPEYNFQPPKLSDVISIIDNDLPSLMKDYIVPGVSIVLIEDREIVFNKSFGVKDVRTSEPVNENTMFEACSMTKPVFAFIVFQLVEQNKLDLDEPLSNYLDEKIFGEDSIYKEITARMILSHTSGLPNWRKGEEERNGPLPVYSAPGERFSYSGEGYFYLQRVIEKITGKSLEQIAKENLFIPLELNHSSFLWTEECDSQISCGHDTSGNFLAKSKYVHPNSAYSLYITAEDYAKFIIEILNSGQSQSALLTENFKSIMLEPQVDVLVRDPIERPGRALGFFTYWSLGWAIDSTAYGNIYYHSGANRTGFRCYSQFNLEEGNGIVIMTNSLNGSELWMRLIKRIGDF
- a CDS encoding amidohydrolase, whose protein sequence is MKSLVTIIILFYFIVGCSTNQNEKADTVFTNGFVYTVDSINSKAEAVAIKDKSIIFIGDNDSVQKYIGEKTKVINLNGKMVLPGFVDAHCHSISSYRYFNELNLYGLKSKENIQNAIKKYLSEHPDAKYIKGRGWSDTDFPGIGPDKKIIDEIVKDIPVSFSSDGGHSKWVNSKTLELAGINNSTKNPKGGNIERYPGTNEPNGTLRENAADLVADIFPAYTVENLMDGLEAYQRMVSAFGITTVHDAYLDAGSNETDAFRNLEKNNKLKMRFRASLYIDPEKSVEQIKSLIEERKKNSGELFQTNSAKIFIDGVVEGSTAYLKEPYKHQPKNYGEIFWKIDSLNKICSALDKEHFQIHVHAIGDAATSVTLYAFASAEFQNGKRDSRNSITHLQLVDESDIKKFKELGVIAVPQPYWFSKDDYYYNIQVPYLGQKRADEEYPMKSFFDEGVIAASSSDYPVTIPCNPLEAIQFGITRSEFNTTDSSEVLWPEERVTLEQMIRSFTINGAYANFLEKETGSIEVGKKADLIVLDKNLFEIPVTDIYKAKVLMTLFEGKDVFVDSSYTLQ
- the menC gene encoding o-succinylbenzoate synthase codes for the protein MQIKRVELYHTKMELVSPFTTSMGTEYDEEHIMVRVDAEGLTGWGESVAEGTPFYSYETVQTAWHILEDFLIPSILGKNLSSIDEAISLYSKVRGHMMAKAGLEAALWDVFAKSKKISLSKLLGGTRSKVDVGVSIGIQKSESDLIKTVNNYLKEGYKRIKIKISPGYDIQFVKALRKEFPDVLLQVDANSAYELKHINLFKEMDNYNLLLIEQPLGYEDIYDHSKLQRELKTPICLDESIHSLDDTRAAIELDSCRVINIKPGRVGGFTESILIHDYCSSKNIPVWHGGMLESGIGRAGNVALASLPNFTLPGDISASKRYYKEDIVEPEFTVNKDGTMDVPTKPGIGVEVNLEKLEKVTIRKKEFNPNK